A DNA window from Vigna angularis cultivar LongXiaoDou No.4 chromosome 1, ASM1680809v1, whole genome shotgun sequence contains the following coding sequences:
- the LOC108341390 gene encoding uncharacterized protein LOC108341390: protein MDPRISFSYDFVVSQQAIKHENIYTEDPVSSDFEFSVKNNSMISADEAFFQGMLLPLKSSDCSKKVTLRDELLANDDYEEELPRLPKSSSRWKERLGLRRVSSKKDKNKNDGFQQRVGNEKGFTSGQGDKTVS from the coding sequence ATGGACCCCAGAATCTCCTTCTCCTATGATTTTGTGGTTTCCCAGCAGGCAATCAAGCATGAAAATATATACACAGAAGATCCTGTCTCTTCAGATTTTGAATTCTCTGTGAAGAACAATTCTATGATATCAGCAGATGAAGCTTTTTTCCAGGGCATGCTGTTGCCTCTGAAGAGTAGTGACTGCTCCAAGAAGGTGACTTTGAGGGATGAGTTGCTTGCTAACGATGACTATGAAGAGGAGTTACCAAGATTACCAAAGAGTTCAAGTCGGTGGAAGGAGCGATTAGGCCTCAGGAGGGTTTCATCTAAGAAAGATAAGAACAAGAATGACGGGTTTCAGCAGAGAGTTGGTAATGAAAAAGGGTTTACTTCGGGACAAGGAGACAAGACTGTTAGCTAA
- the LOC108342735 gene encoding cell number regulator 2 — translation MYPAVDEHDEAYEVHHSHPSYIVPVVVPPTYARSHIPSYAPPYISNSVRGPVIRTQRWSTGLCRCLDDPGNCLVTCFCPCVTFGLIAEIIDKGNRTCTCNGAIYATLLSLSGFACLYSCYYRSKMRAQYDLPEAPCMDCLVHFCCETCALCQEYRELKNRGFDLSIGWEANRERQGQGAIISPVISQSMTR, via the exons ATGTATCCTGCAGTGGATGAACATGATGAGGCATATGAAGTTCATCACAGCCATCCAAGCTATATTGTTCCAGTGGTGGTTCCTCCAACTTATGCCCGTTCCCATATACCATCTTATGCACCTCCATATATCAGCAACAGTGTTAGGGGTCCTGTGATCAGGACACAGCGATGGTCAACTGGTCTTTGTCGTTGTCTTGATGATCCTGGAAACT GTTTGGTTACTTGCTTCTGCCCTTGTGTTACATTCGGATTGATAGCAGAAATAATAGATAAAGGCAATAGAA CTTGCACTTGTAATGGGGCTATTTATGCTACCCTGCTATCTCTGAGCGGGTTTGCATGCTTGTACTCATGCTATTATAGGTCCAAAATGAGGGCACAATATGACTTGCCAGAGGCTCCATGTATGGATTGCTTAGTTCATTTCTGCTGTGAAACCTGTGCTCTATGTCAGGAGTATAGAGAACTTAAAAACCGTGGATTTGATTTGAGCATAG GTTGGGAAGCCAACAGGGAAAGGCAAGGGCAAGGAGCTATAATATCACCTGTAATATCACAGTCTATGACAAGATGA
- the LOC108341388 gene encoding LOW QUALITY PROTEIN: uncharacterized protein LOC108341388 (The sequence of the model RefSeq protein was modified relative to this genomic sequence to represent the inferred CDS: inserted 1 base in 1 codon), with amino-acid sequence MFATNAATNLFFPCKPSSFRCRAAAGDISVGPSFFQSVAGGLRLGPFPDGGGLAVEGRRGGGNEPIRVKKWSRKNESYLDNDNEPLPLPMTYPDSSPVSPEEIDRRLQCDPEVQDCKEVVYEWTGKCRSCQGSGYVSYYGKRGKAVTXQMHSLHGNCWRGLRESANATQKDEAKILSLEIRMDKFKATLHKMSGTSFLDFQYNLSRRKYLRKPSRLFSRDRQNSGVNSVYLQPNADEMKRVFDKFDSNKDGKISQQEYKVTMRALGMGDSVHEVRNIFKVVDLDGDGFINFKEFMEAQNKGGGVRAMDIHSAFRTFDRNGDGKISAEEIKEMLGRLGERCSIEDCRRMVRAVDTDGDGMVDMDEFTTMMTHTLRPL; translated from the exons aTGTTCGCTACCAATGCTGCTACCAACCTCTTCTTCCCGTGCAAACCTTCGTCCTTCCGGTGCCGCGCCGCCGCCGGAGACATCTCCGTGGGTCCCTCCTTCTTCCAGTCCGTCGCTGGAGGCCTCCGGCTAGGCCCCTTTCCCGACGGCGGAGGGCTCGCCGTGGAAGGACGCCGTGGGGGTGGGAACGAACCGATAAGGGTGAAGAAATGGTCTCGGAAGAACGAGAGTTATCTGGATAATGACAACGAGCCTCTTCCCCTTCCCATGACGTACCCGGATTCCTCACCCGTTTCGCCGGAAGAGATTGATAGACGTCTCCAATGCGATCCCGAAGTTCAG GATTGTAAAGAGGTGGTGTATGAATGGACTGGAAAGTGCAGGAGTTGCCAAGGATCAGGATATGTTAGCTACTATGGCAAGAGAGGGAAAGCGGTTA TGCAAATGCATTCCTTGCATGGGAATTG TTGGAGAGGTTTGAGAGAATCAGCGAATGCCACCCAAAAAGATGAGGCGAAGATATTGTCTCTAGAAATTAGGATGGACAAGTTCAAAGCCACCTTG CATAAAATGTCAGGGACAAGTTTCCTTGATTTCCAATACAACCTCTCAAGGAGAAAATATTTAAGGAAGCCATCACGTCTATTCTCCCGGGACAGGCAGAACTCTGGGGTGAATAGTGTATATCTTCAGCCTAACGCTGATGAGATGAAGCGAGTGTTTGACAAATTTGATTCCAATAAAGATGGGAAAATTTCTCAACAGGAGTACAAAGTAACCATGAGGGCTTTAGGCATGGGGGACTCGGTTCATGAAGTGCGAAATATATTCAAGGTGGTTGATTTGGATGGAGATGGATTCATCAACTTCAAGGAGTTTATGGAAGCTCAGAACAAGGGTGGTGGGGTTAGGGCGATGGATATACATAGTGCCTTTCGGACGTTTGATAGGAATGGTGATGGTAAAATAAGTGCAGAAGAAATCAAAGAAATGCTAGGAAGGCTGGGAGAAAGGTGCAGCATCGAGGACTGCCGTCGAATGGTGAGAGCTGTGGACACTGATGGAGATGGCATGGTTGACATGGACGAGTTCACCACCATGATGACACATACCCTCAGACCTCTTTGA